From the genome of Pygocentrus nattereri isolate fPygNat1 chromosome 25, fPygNat1.pri, whole genome shotgun sequence, one region includes:
- the si:dkey-75a21.2 gene encoding uncharacterized protein si:dkey-75a21.2, whose translation MAEPAKACTRKLKPRLSNKERFHCVTADINISQYPALKDWLPSHHEYHICDYKAIRQTQDHLDFATTIRMSLSTVEEIQQFVKDLPITWRIDRTRPPKGQRVLFKVDYRCHHNTKPRKSAEGSGRRTKNTNCPAKMAVTLQRPQASSGRQCRSTDPHMPTLPTIVHITNEHNHNIHVGDALRYKDVGEEAKQKLKKLFEAGHSPSTALDVLKYDLQLEHGDKYANASADRSICPDLQFCYRLYHQVSKQDFATCEGAGMAEALERQIDMYNNQCSDQCTKLTTVSVSPPSTIPPNPDPIDTSQPEEDDSTQTCVMEQEVTKAAEGAEAANPVDKLKSSLAGLCELVEKDSSLWPAAHDLIKGIEKVQHSPAKLASAMHAFGCYSCMTLMTKRAKPLRRRTQTSSVARQKAKLGRHRLAAGRAGKTSGPDHENGQPEDRQ comes from the exons ATGGCGGAACCTGCAAAAGCCTGTACAAGAAAACTCAAACCCCGCTTGTCAAATAAGGAGCGTTTTCACTGTGTCACTGCAGACATTAACATCTCACAGTACCCAGCATTAAAA GACTGGCTTCCGAGTCATCATGAATATCACATCTGTGATTACAAAGCCATACGGCAGACACAGGATCACTTAGATTTTGCCACCACAATTAGAATGTCTCTGTCTACTGTTGAAGAAATACAGCAATTTGTTAAAGACTTGCCAATCACTTGGAGGATTGACAGAACCAGACCACCTAAGGGGCAAAGAGTTCTTTTTAAG GTGGATTATAGATGCCATCACAACACAAAACCAAGGAAAAGTGCTGAAGGTTCTGGACGACggacaaaaaacacaaactgccCTGCAAAGATGGCCGTAACTCTCCAGCGCCCTCAGGCAAGCAGTGGCAGGCAGTGTCG AAGCACCGATCCTCACATGCCAACCTTGCCAACAATAGTGCACATTACCAATGAGCACAATCATAACATACATGTAGGGGATGCCTTACGATACAAGGATGTTGGAGAAGAAGCCAAACAAAAGCTGAAGAAGCTTTTTGAAGCAGGTCATTCACCATCAACAGCTCtggatgttttaaaatatgacCTCCAGCTTGAACATGGAGATAAGTATGCAAATGCATCGGCTGATCGATCCATCTGTCCTGATCTTCAGTTCTGCTACAG attgtaCCACCAAGTTTCTAAACAGGATTTTGCAACTTGTGAGGGGGCGGGAATGGCAGAGGCTTTGGAGAGGCAGATTGACATGTACAACAACCAGTGCAGTGACCAGTGCACCAAATTGACCACTGTGTCTGTGAGTCCACCCTCCACCATTCCTCCCAATCCAGACCCAATAGACACCTCCCAACCTGAGGAAGATGATTCTACACAGACGTGTGTGATGGAGCAGGAGGTGACCAAGGCAGCAGAAG gtgCAGAGGCTGCAAACCCTGTGGACAAGTTAAAATCCAGCTTAGCTGGTTTGTGTGAGCTTGTAGAGAAAGACTCCAGTTTATGGCCTGCTGCACATGACTTGATAAAGGGAATCGAAAAGGTCCAACACAGCCCAGCGAAGCTAGCATCAGCCATGCATGCATTTGGCTGCTACAGCTGTATGACATTAATGACGAAAAGGGCTAAACCCTTACGGAGGCGTACACAGACCTCATCAGTGGCCCGACAGAAGGCCAAACTTGGGAGGCATCGGCTTGCTGCAGGAAGAGCAGGCAAGACATCGGGGCCTGATCATGAAAACGGTCAGCCAGAAGACAGACAGTGA
- the LOC108424900 gene encoding AKT-interacting protein isoform X2: MNPFWSMSTNTGRKRSDSEEQGGPGEQKASPVRPSFGKKQLPSIPKNAVPITKPSSPASAAQATNGTHASYGPFYLEYSLLAEFTLVIKQKLPGIYVQPSYRSALMWFGVIFIRHGLYQDGVFKFTVYIPDNYPDGECPRVVFDIPVFHPLVDPVSGELDVRRVFTKWRRNHNHIWQVLMYARTVFYKINTMEPLNPEAAVLYDKDIQLFKSKVVDSVKLCNSHLFDQPKIDDPYAISFSPWNPAVHEEAKEKMFTHKVSA, from the exons atgaaccctttttggagcATGTCTACAAACACCGGTCGTAAG agATCTGACAGTGAGGAGCAGGGTGGTCCAGGCGAGCAGAAAGCCAGCCCCGTTCGTCCTTCCTTTGGGAAGAAGCAGTTGCCTTCCATCCCTAAAAATGCAGTGCCCATCACTAAACCATCGTCACCAGCTTCTGCTGCTCAAGCCACCAATGGCACACATGCCTCCTATGGACCCTTTTACCTGGAGTATTCCCTGCTCGCTGAGTT TACGCTGGTGATCAAGCAGAAACTCCCGGGTATCTACGTTCAGCCCTCCTACAGATCAGCCTTGA tgtggtttggtgtgattTTCATTCGCCATGGCTTGTATCAGGACGGCGTTTTTAAATTCACAGTGTATATTCCTGATAACTACCCAGATGGAGAATGTCCT AGAGTGGTGTTTGATATCCCAGTCTTTCATCCACTGGTGGACCCTGTTTCTGGAGAGCTAGATGTGAGGAGAGTTTTCACCAAGTGGAG ACGGAACCATAACCACATCTGGCAAGTGCTAATGTATGCACGCACAGTCTTCTACAAGATTAACACCATGGAACCACTCAACCCAGAGGCTGCTgttct ATATGACAAGGACATTCAGCTCTTCAAAAGTAAAGTGGTTGACAGTGTGAAACTATGCAACAGCCACCTTTTTGACCAACCCAAGATAGATGATCCATATGCAATAAG